A region from the Tahibacter amnicola genome encodes:
- a CDS encoding polysaccharide deacetylase family protein — MEQSGHAADTVHRDKAVSLHRVPRFPHAWLAFLAATHLAGICMIVVGQWLAGTAVLLSAQGLLFWGTLWPTSRMLSPVLCRLPTDERVVWLTIDDGPSDDTLAILDLLDRHAAKAGFFVVGERAAARPDVLREIVHRGHLVGNHSYDHPERVFWALPPWAIAHQIGLAQDTLAHLTGQRPRWFRAVVGMANPFVAAVLRRHGLARVAWSARAFDTRCADPQEVIVRLDRRLAPGAILLMHERSPHGRSVEAIAAVLDHLSAKGYRCVLPESAATADAKASSAHEGTVTGTPTT; from the coding sequence ATGGAACAATCTGGCCACGCCGCTGATACCGTCCACCGGGACAAGGCGGTGAGTCTGCACCGCGTTCCGCGGTTTCCGCATGCCTGGCTGGCGTTCCTCGCGGCGACGCACCTGGCTGGCATATGCATGATCGTCGTCGGGCAGTGGCTGGCAGGCACCGCGGTCCTGCTGTCCGCACAGGGGTTGCTGTTCTGGGGCACGCTGTGGCCGACGTCGCGCATGCTCAGTCCGGTCCTGTGCCGGTTGCCCACGGACGAGCGGGTGGTATGGCTGACGATCGACGATGGTCCCTCCGACGACACGCTGGCCATTCTCGACCTGCTCGATCGCCACGCCGCCAAGGCGGGATTCTTCGTCGTGGGCGAGCGCGCCGCGGCGCGACCGGACGTGTTGCGTGAAATAGTCCACCGCGGCCACCTCGTTGGCAATCACAGCTACGACCACCCGGAGCGGGTTTTCTGGGCCTTGCCACCCTGGGCGATTGCCCACCAGATCGGCCTGGCGCAGGACACCCTGGCGCACCTGACGGGACAGCGTCCGCGTTGGTTTCGCGCCGTCGTCGGCATGGCCAATCCGTTTGTCGCCGCCGTGTTGCGCCGACACGGACTGGCGCGTGTGGCCTGGTCCGCTCGCGCGTTCGACACCCGCTGCGCCGACCCGCAGGAAGTCATCGTCCGCCTCGACCGCCGGCTGGCTCCTGGCGCCATCCTCCTGATGCACGAGCGTTCACCCCACGGGCGCAGTGTCGAGGCGATTGCGGCGGTGCTGGATCACCTGTCGGCAAAGGGCTATCGCTGTGTGCTGCCGGAATCTGCCGCGACCGCAGACGCGAAGGCATCCAGTGCACACGAGGGCACTGTCACGGGAACGCCGACGACGTGA